A genome region from Pseudanabaena sp. Chao 1811 includes the following:
- a CDS encoding MBL fold metallo-hydrolase — MRRRQILRLAQGGLISAFTAGIIADAANSQTNSTLRLEWLGHLSFLIAGDGVTFLTHPFRPAGCTNNLPAPTASSDYVLISSRLLDEGYLENLPKDRRVLSEPGSYNLKGINLQGISMDHDRIGGRRFGRNVAWKWKQSGIFIVHLGSAAAPITSAQRILIGRPDVLILPIGGNEQSSDPSAAKSYSPTEAQAIVKELNPRIVIPSYYRTDKSSKSCQLASIDEFLALMPSDSIKKLDGSSLEINASNLPQSTVIRVLKK; from the coding sequence ATGCGCCGCAGACAAATTCTTCGACTCGCTCAAGGTGGACTAATCTCAGCTTTTACCGCAGGAATTATCGCTGATGCCGCGAACTCACAAACTAATTCAACACTAAGACTTGAATGGCTAGGGCATCTATCATTTTTAATCGCAGGCGATGGAGTCACGTTCCTCACCCATCCCTTTCGTCCTGCTGGTTGTACTAACAATTTACCTGCCCCCACAGCATCATCTGACTATGTTTTGATTAGTTCGCGCTTGCTCGACGAAGGATATTTAGAGAATTTACCGAAGGATCGGCGCGTTTTGTCTGAGCCAGGTTCCTACAACCTCAAAGGGATTAACCTTCAAGGAATATCAATGGATCACGATCGCATCGGTGGTCGGAGGTTTGGACGTAATGTGGCATGGAAATGGAAACAGTCTGGTATTTTTATAGTTCATTTGGGTAGCGCTGCTGCCCCTATCACATCGGCACAAAGAATTTTGATTGGTCGTCCCGATGTCTTAATTTTACCCATCGGTGGTAATGAGCAAAGTAGTGATCCCTCCGCAGCAAAGTCCTATTCTCCGACAGAAGCACAGGCGATTGTTAAAGAACTAAATCCCCGTATAGTTATTCCCTCTTATTATCGTACCGATAAATCTAGTAAGTCTTGTCAATTAGCATCTATCGATGAATTTCTCGCGCTCATGCCTAGCGATAGTATCAAGAAATTAGATGGATCTAGTTTAGAAATTAATGCCAGCAACCTACCGCAAAGCACAGTAATTCGTGTTCTCAAAAAATAA
- a CDS encoding anthranilate synthase component II, whose amino-acid sequence MILVIDNYDSFTYNLVQYLGELLPEFPALGEILVKRNDEINIEEVKQLNPAGVVISPGPGRPEEAGVSLDIITELGAETPILGVCLGHQSMGLMYGGKVVSAPYLMHGKTSQIYHTGVGILEGLANPFTATRYHSLVIDRQNCPDVLEVTAWTEDDIIMGVRHKQYPHIQGVQFHPESILTEAGKDLLRNFLKGLSVKT is encoded by the coding sequence ATGATTCTCGTTATCGACAATTACGACAGCTTTACTTACAACCTAGTACAGTACCTTGGGGAACTGCTTCCTGAGTTTCCTGCATTAGGTGAAATATTAGTTAAGCGCAACGATGAAATAAATATCGAAGAAGTCAAGCAACTTAATCCCGCAGGAGTCGTAATTTCACCAGGTCCTGGTCGCCCTGAAGAAGCAGGCGTATCGCTGGATATTATTACAGAGCTGGGCGCAGAAACTCCGATCTTAGGTGTATGTCTCGGACATCAGAGTATGGGCTTGATGTACGGTGGCAAGGTCGTCTCTGCACCTTATTTGATGCATGGCAAGACTTCGCAGATCTATCATACTGGAGTCGGTATTTTAGAAGGACTAGCTAACCCATTTACCGCGACTCGATATCATAGCTTAGTTATTGATCGTCAAAACTGCCCCGATGTGCTAGAAGTGACTGCATGGACTGAAGATGACATAATTATGGGAGTCCGACACAAGCAATATCCTCACATTCAAGGCGTACAATTTCATCCTGAAAGTATCTTGACTGAGGCAGGCAAAGACTTACTGAGAAACTTCTTAAAAGGTTTAAGCGTCAAAACCTAA
- a CDS encoding tetratricopeptide repeat protein, whose protein sequence is MKPVFVVFASVLVVSTYGADIAIAQLRQKPPQKVQVQQQIVVPPNETADQLLERGNAYVRLGNLEGAIVIFRAAIKKNPELTAAHYNLGLAYAQANRLKEAIYSFQRATRLDPKFAVAYSNLGAAQLQAGNPNQAIPNLQKAVRLDPNLSVAYYNLGLALKEKKDINGAISSLNQALKLNPQSPETIYNLGLLIQTQGDISKAITYYSKAVQLNPEYAEAYYNLGAALLIQGQTENAIGQLGNALQFRKDYAEAFYTLGVAQTRAGKKQEAIQSFIQAQAYFNQQKNTTWAQQSDRQIQRLRGN, encoded by the coding sequence ATGAAACCAGTTTTTGTCGTTTTCGCATCGGTATTGGTAGTTAGTACCTATGGGGCAGATATTGCGATCGCCCAATTGCGTCAAAAGCCACCTCAAAAAGTTCAGGTGCAACAGCAGATAGTTGTTCCTCCCAATGAAACTGCCGATCAACTTTTGGAGCGGGGGAATGCCTATGTGCGCCTAGGAAATCTAGAAGGAGCGATCGTTATTTTTCGGGCAGCGATTAAGAAAAATCCTGAACTAACTGCTGCCCATTACAATCTAGGTTTAGCCTATGCACAGGCAAATAGACTCAAGGAAGCAATTTATTCTTTTCAAAGAGCTACGAGACTCGATCCGAAGTTTGCGGTCGCCTATAGCAATTTAGGTGCAGCACAATTGCAAGCGGGCAATCCTAATCAAGCAATTCCCAATTTACAAAAGGCGGTGCGACTTGATCCTAATCTCTCGGTTGCCTATTACAATCTAGGTTTAGCACTTAAGGAAAAAAAGGATATTAATGGGGCGATTTCTAGTCTTAATCAAGCGCTGAAACTTAATCCTCAGTCTCCTGAAACTATTTATAACTTGGGTCTATTAATTCAAACCCAAGGCGATATTTCTAAGGCAATCACCTATTATTCTAAAGCTGTGCAACTAAATCCTGAATATGCAGAGGCTTATTACAATTTGGGAGCAGCTTTATTAATTCAAGGTCAAACGGAAAATGCGATCGGGCAGCTTGGGAATGCTTTGCAATTTCGGAAAGACTATGCCGAGGCTTTTTATACTTTGGGTGTAGCCCAGACAAGAGCGGGTAAAAAACAAGAGGCAATTCAATCTTTTATTCAAGCTCAGGCTTATTTTAATCAGCAAAAAAATACTACATGGGCGCAACAGAGTGATCGCCAGATTCAAAGATTACGGGGTAATTAA
- a CDS encoding XDD3 family exosortase-dependent surface protein, producing MNKSFIQKVASALVVALGAIATVLPAQAGTLVNGWNYARDDYSYDGYNNGNLSATSQYDIYGIGIKEVGNEIWVGVSASTPLTGVYSSAAADHNIGWGDLFLDFNYGKPNNSFTSAQGSLIGIRFSVTNDSAAPTTGVYTGVTAKSVTQENSGFSSLNQYATYVPNAKIGDLALNDPYYSGYKYARVPNVISSYSSRVGDVTALLPSALADFPNPALASNNLIKFGFKFERPVGFSGEYLGSLFLECFNDSVAIRGTSRSVPVPPAIAGILVAGALGGWQMAKRKKQLKAVVA from the coding sequence GTGAATAAGTCATTTATTCAAAAAGTAGCTTCTGCACTAGTTGTAGCGTTGGGGGCGATCGCTACAGTTTTACCAGCACAAGCAGGAACTCTTGTTAATGGTTGGAACTATGCTAGGGATGACTATTCCTATGATGGATACAATAATGGAAACCTCAGTGCTACGAGTCAGTACGATATCTATGGCATTGGTATTAAGGAAGTTGGTAATGAGATTTGGGTAGGGGTTAGTGCTAGTACACCACTGACAGGTGTTTATTCTAGTGCTGCTGCTGATCATAATATTGGATGGGGCGACCTATTTCTAGACTTTAACTACGGTAAGCCAAATAATAGCTTTACGTCGGCTCAAGGATCTCTAATTGGTATTCGCTTTTCTGTAACTAATGACTCGGCTGCACCTACGACAGGCGTATATACAGGTGTTACTGCCAAGAGTGTTACCCAAGAAAATAGTGGTTTCTCTAGCTTGAATCAGTATGCAACCTATGTGCCAAATGCCAAAATCGGTGATTTGGCGTTGAATGATCCCTACTACTCTGGATATAAATATGCTCGTGTTCCTAATGTAATTAGTAGCTATTCATCGAGAGTGGGTGATGTGACTGCACTTTTACCAAGTGCTTTGGCTGATTTTCCTAATCCAGCTTTGGCAAGCAATAATCTGATCAAGTTTGGATTTAAGTTTGAACGTCCAGTTGGTTTTAGTGGCGAATATCTTGGTTCTTTGTTCCTTGAGTGTTTTAATGACTCAGTGGCGATTAGAGGTACTTCGAGATCTGTTCCCGTTCCTCCTGCGATCGCTGGCATTCTTGTTGCAGGGGCTTTAGGTGGATGGCAGATGGCAAAACGTAAAAAACAGCTCAAAGCTGTTGTCGCCTAG
- a CDS encoding WD40 repeat domain-containing protein — protein sequence MISTQKQLPKSQDAVLGGQSPPPLGGLVLGGIEGVRRRLASPAIAPRISALREALNYGETGLDLVLQGLQDESLKVQRTALLLLWRRPEPHIRQAISSYSQYHLFDITDTLQGHEEAIATLALSANGRILYSAGADFTIKVWDLGKGENPSQKPSKQIGTIRGHNHIVTSIALSRNGRILASGSRDKTIKLWDARSGKELMTLTGHIGYVNSVAITPDGKTLVTGSQDTTIKLWDIKTGREIRTLHGHTSLVDSVALSPDGRAIASCSWDTTIRVWDIISGKLRWEFIGHSARVLSFAISPDGRTLVSGSLDTRIKVWDLETGKAIRTLEGHWGWVKSLIISRDGKTLISASYKEIRVWNLETGEPIQVLNGHINLINAIALSRDGQTLVSGGEDCNIHIWGVP from the coding sequence ATGATCTCAACTCAGAAACAGCTACCAAAATCACAGGATGCCGTCCTTGGTGGTCAATCACCGCCACCACTTGGTGGTTTAGTTTTAGGTGGAATTGAAGGAGTCAGAAGAAGATTAGCTAGTCCTGCGATCGCGCCTAGAATCTCGGCTCTACGGGAAGCTCTTAACTACGGTGAAACAGGCTTAGATTTAGTATTGCAGGGGCTCCAAGATGAATCTCTCAAAGTCCAACGTACTGCCCTGTTATTACTCTGGCGCAGACCTGAACCCCATATTCGTCAAGCCATCAGTAGCTATAGCCAATATCATTTATTTGACATCACCGATACACTACAGGGGCATGAAGAGGCGATCGCGACCCTCGCGCTTTCTGCCAATGGACGCATTTTATATAGCGCTGGAGCCGACTTCACCATCAAGGTTTGGGATTTAGGCAAAGGAGAAAATCCATCTCAAAAACCCAGTAAACAGATTGGCACAATTCGCGGTCACAACCATATTGTTACTTCCATTGCCCTCAGTCGTAACGGAAGAATCTTGGCAAGCGGCAGTCGTGATAAAACGATTAAACTTTGGGATGCGCGATCGGGAAAAGAGTTGATGACATTAACTGGGCATATTGGCTATGTCAACTCTGTAGCCATTACACCCGATGGGAAAACTCTAGTTACAGGCAGCCAAGACACCACCATTAAACTGTGGGATATCAAAACAGGCAGAGAAATTCGCACCCTTCATGGTCACACAAGCCTAGTAGATTCTGTAGCCCTCAGTCCCGATGGTAGAGCGATCGCCAGTTGCAGTTGGGATACCACGATTCGGGTATGGGATATCATCTCTGGAAAACTAAGATGGGAATTCATTGGACATTCAGCGAGAGTTCTTTCCTTTGCCATTAGTCCCGATGGACGCACCTTAGTCAGTGGTAGTCTCGATACCCGCATCAAAGTTTGGGATCTTGAGACAGGTAAAGCAATCCGTACCCTAGAAGGACATTGGGGCTGGGTCAAGTCATTAATCATTAGTCGCGACGGCAAAACACTGATTAGCGCCAGTTATAAAGAAATCCGCGTATGGAATTTAGAAACGGGTGAACCAATCCAAGTTCTCAATGGACATATCAATCTGATTAATGCGATCGCCCTCAGTCGCGATGGACAGACCTTAGTTAGTGGTGGTGAAGACTGCAATATTCATATATGGGGAGTTCCATAA
- a CDS encoding 6-carboxytetrahydropterin synthase produces MAKCVINRRAEFSASHRYWLPEIPDEENLAKFGACTNFPPHGHNYVLFVGMQGEIDHTGMVLNLSDVKQIIAHEITTQLNFSYLNQAWEEFQQTLPTTENIARVIWQRLAPYLPLVNIRLYEHPELWADYQGNDMQAHLTISTHFSAAHRLALDTLSLEENSAIYGKCARVNGHGHNYHLEVSISGEIDPRTGMIADLSDFQKALDQYVLDPMDHTFLNKDIPYFAEVVPTAENIAVYIQKVLTQPIREIGAKLHSIKLIESPNNSCEVYGEYQLSDIEHSLEEALAKAA; encoded by the coding sequence ATGGCTAAATGTGTAATTAATCGCCGAGCCGAATTTTCTGCTAGTCACCGCTACTGGTTACCCGAAATTCCAGACGAGGAAAATCTGGCAAAATTCGGCGCATGTACTAACTTTCCGCCCCACGGTCATAACTACGTTCTGTTTGTTGGGATGCAGGGAGAAATCGACCATACTGGCATGGTGCTAAATCTTTCTGATGTCAAGCAAATCATTGCCCATGAAATCACAACTCAACTCAATTTTTCCTATCTCAATCAAGCATGGGAAGAATTTCAACAAACCCTTCCCACGACTGAGAATATCGCCCGTGTAATTTGGCAGCGACTAGCTCCATACCTACCATTGGTTAATATTCGCTTATACGAACATCCTGAACTTTGGGCTGATTATCAAGGTAACGACATGCAAGCACATTTAACAATTAGTACTCACTTTTCCGCCGCCCATCGCCTCGCTCTAGATACACTTTCCCTAGAAGAGAATTCTGCTATTTATGGCAAATGCGCCCGTGTTAATGGACATGGACATAACTATCATTTAGAAGTTTCCATCTCTGGCGAAATCGATCCACGCACTGGCATGATTGCTGATTTGAGTGATTTTCAAAAGGCTCTCGATCAATATGTACTAGATCCGATGGATCATACCTTCCTCAACAAAGATATTCCCTACTTTGCTGAAGTTGTACCGACTGCCGAAAACATTGCAGTCTATATCCAAAAGGTTCTCACCCAGCCAATTCGCGAAATTGGGGCAAAGTTACATAGCATCAAACTCATAGAGAGTCCTAATAACTCCTGTGAAGTTTATGGAGAATATCAACTTTCGGATATTGAACATTCCTTAGAAGAAGCTCTTGCCAAGGCGGCTTAA
- a CDS encoding Uma2 family endonuclease yields the protein MTPTIATAFESIQQIPKNQETQKEIFYPSEDGEPLAETSVHADAIIATVAVLRNYLAEKFAERSPVVLADQFLYYAQGFSRLRVAPDVMVIFDIPQQPYDNYKIWETGQIPSVIFEITSASTQAHDQAKKRELYESIGVLEYWLFDPKGEWISEKLRGYRRQDNLPENDEESLVYSAIADGLSQVLGLRLEVEDSLIGFYRQDNGEKLLIPSELFVAWQEEIQRAESAEERAKSAEERARVAELEAQKLRDRLAELGIEP from the coding sequence ATGACACCAACTATTGCCACTGCTTTTGAGTCTATTCAACAGATTCCTAAGAATCAAGAAACACAAAAAGAAATATTTTATCCTTCTGAGGATGGTGAACCCTTGGCAGAGACATCTGTTCATGCTGATGCGATCATTGCGACAGTTGCAGTGTTACGCAATTATTTAGCTGAAAAGTTTGCTGAGCGATCGCCTGTTGTCCTTGCTGATCAATTTTTGTATTACGCGCAGGGATTTTCTAGATTGCGAGTTGCGCCTGATGTGATGGTAATTTTTGATATTCCGCAGCAGCCATATGATAATTACAAAATTTGGGAAACAGGACAAATCCCCAGCGTTATTTTTGAAATAACTTCTGCGAGTACGCAAGCCCATGACCAAGCTAAAAAAAGAGAGCTTTACGAAAGCATAGGAGTTTTAGAATATTGGCTTTTTGATCCTAAAGGTGAATGGATTTCTGAAAAGTTACGAGGCTATCGTCGTCAAGATAATCTGCCAGAAAATGATGAGGAATCTCTAGTTTATTCCGCGATCGCTGATGGTTTGAGTCAAGTTTTAGGATTACGTCTCGAAGTCGAAGACTCTCTAATCGGTTTCTATCGTCAGGACAATGGTGAAAAATTACTGATCCCCAGTGAGCTATTTGTAGCGTGGCAAGAAGAAATCCAACGGGCTGAGTCGGCAGAAGAACGGGCTAAATCGGCAGAAGAACGGGCTAGAGTTGCGGAACTGGAGGCTCAAAAATTGCGCGATCGCTTAGCTGAATTAGGTATCGAGCCATAA
- a CDS encoding pentapeptide repeat-containing protein, whose product MTSTAKNYAGQNLRGRSFKGQDLSDSDFSDADLRGTDFTDAILRGANFSKAKMGVQKRWLAFQLVISFIMSALSGFLSGFAGAWVAVFFQPANIQRFTVAPAIAMIVTIAVLFFAIIRQGFTAEAFGTVAGTVAVSGAVVVSVAVVVDGAGVSAMAMAVAIAMAMAVAMAGSMAVADVRAMAMAMAMAMAGAGAMAMTGSVARAGAVAGAVAVAGVTILLSIYVVRRTLKGDTKFEILLKFSIALASIGGTSFRGADLKNANFTEANLKSSDFRNYRDKNIPKTTNLTYTLWKQAKKLDRARVGQSILSNPEVRELLVRGTPNPSKSYEGLNLRGANLDGVYLENVNFKRAILSEASFRKANLEGVNLTETQAIGTDFTGAQMTGVCLEGWSYDHTTKLDDVDCRFVFELEHPNAKGDRERRPHDPDKEFAEGDFSRRYSVSLNIVQLLIRNGINREAFIAAWEKLTEDYPDINPDDIQEIKKKGQDVELTVAVPEDTDKGKFERSFDSGYETKLKEIEAKHQAQLLKEKDRTIETMKDMYFALAEAKKGDVTVITQTEAKSMTEQNPVTFTARDITNSVVNLGKIKGNVTNAINQIPVQNTGESPDIKTLLTQLQEAISAEKDLTDEDKADALEKVEELAQIALNDKPEEKSTLASKAIRALKRIINTIPTITKIVETISKVFGA is encoded by the coding sequence ATGACCTCTACGGCGAAAAACTATGCTGGTCAAAATTTGCGTGGGCGATCGTTTAAGGGGCAAGACCTCTCAGACTCAGATTTTAGCGATGCAGATCTTAGGGGTACAGATTTTACAGATGCGATTTTGAGAGGGGCGAATTTCTCGAAAGCTAAGATGGGGGTGCAGAAACGGTGGTTAGCTTTCCAGCTAGTAATTTCCTTCATCATGTCCGCGTTATCAGGCTTTTTATCAGGCTTTGCTGGCGCGTGGGTAGCCGTTTTCTTTCAGCCTGCTAATATCCAGCGCTTCACGGTTGCTCCTGCAATTGCCATGATAGTTACCATAGCTGTGCTGTTTTTTGCCATTATCCGACAAGGTTTTACAGCAGAAGCTTTCGGTACTGTGGCTGGTACTGTGGCTGTATCTGGTGCTGTGGTTGTGTCTGTGGCTGTGGTTGTAGATGGTGCTGGTGTTAGTGCCATGGCTATGGCTGTGGCTATAGCTATGGCTATGGCTGTGGCTATGGCAGGGTCTATGGCTGTGGCTGATGTTAGAGCTATGGCTATGGCTATGGCTATGGCTATGGCAGGGGCAGGAGCTATGGCTATGACTGGCAGTGTAGCTAGAGCTGGGGCTGTAGCTGGGGCTGTAGCTGTAGCTGGGGTTACAATTTTATTAAGTATTTATGTTGTACGGCGTACTTTAAAAGGTGATACCAAGTTTGAGATATTGCTAAAATTTAGCATAGCGCTTGCCAGTATTGGCGGTACGAGTTTTCGTGGTGCAGATTTAAAGAATGCTAATTTTACAGAAGCAAATTTGAAAAGCAGTGACTTCCGTAATTACCGCGACAAGAATATTCCGAAGACTACAAATCTAACTTACACTCTTTGGAAGCAAGCCAAAAAACTAGATCGGGCAAGGGTTGGACAATCAATTCTCTCTAATCCCGAAGTTCGCGAACTATTAGTCAGAGGCACACCCAACCCAAGCAAATCCTACGAAGGATTAAACCTGCGCGGTGCAAACCTTGACGGTGTTTATTTAGAAAATGTCAACTTCAAACGCGCCATCCTCAGCGAAGCAAGTTTTCGTAAGGCAAATCTCGAAGGGGTAAACCTCACCGAAACCCAAGCCATTGGCACAGACTTCACAGGCGCACAAATGACAGGCGTATGTCTAGAAGGTTGGAGCTACGACCACACCACCAAACTTGATGATGTCGATTGTCGCTTTGTTTTCGAGCTAGAGCATCCCAACGCCAAAGGCGATCGCGAACGTCGTCCCCACGATCCTGACAAAGAATTTGCAGAAGGTGACTTTTCAAGACGCTACAGTGTCAGCCTCAACATCGTGCAGCTACTCATCCGCAACGGCATCAACCGCGAAGCCTTCATCGCCGCATGGGAAAAGTTGACAGAAGACTATCCAGATATAAATCCTGATGACATTCAAGAAATCAAGAAAAAAGGTCAAGATGTTGAATTAACGGTAGCCGTTCCAGAGGATACAGATAAAGGTAAATTTGAACGTAGCTTTGATAGTGGATACGAAACTAAACTCAAGGAAATTGAAGCAAAACATCAAGCTCAGTTATTAAAGGAGAAAGATCGCACTATTGAGACGATGAAAGATATGTACTTTGCTTTAGCAGAGGCAAAGAAAGGTGATGTTACAGTAATTACACAGACAGAGGCAAAAAGCATGACAGAACAAAATCCTGTAACTTTTACTGCGAGAGATATCACGAATAGCGTAGTTAATCTTGGCAAAATCAAAGGCAATGTCACTAATGCAATTAATCAAATACCAGTTCAAAATACTGGTGAGAGTCCTGATATCAAGACTCTCTTAACTCAACTACAAGAAGCAATTAGCGCCGAAAAAGATCTTACTGATGAAGACAAAGCCGATGCGCTAGAAAAAGTGGAAGAACTTGCCCAAATTGCCCTTAACGACAAACCCGAAGAAAAATCAACCCTTGCTAGTAAAGCAATTAGAGCCTTAAAGCGCATTATCAATACCATTCCCACCATCACCAAAATTGTCGAAACCATCAGCAAAGTTTTCGGTGCATAA
- a CDS encoding helix-turn-helix domain-containing protein codes for MTNNCYLGSSFDDFLEDDGILNEVTEVALKRVLAWQVEQAMKERGLSKSKMAKSMQTSRAALDRLLDPEYESVTLRTLDKAARAVGKRIKIDLVDVV; via the coding sequence ATGACTAATAATTGCTATTTAGGTTCTTCTTTTGATGATTTCCTCGAAGATGACGGGATTTTAAATGAGGTGACGGAAGTTGCGCTGAAGCGGGTACTGGCTTGGCAAGTTGAGCAAGCTATGAAAGAGCGTGGCTTATCTAAGTCCAAAATGGCGAAATCAATGCAGACTAGCAGAGCAGCGCTAGATCGATTACTCGATCCTGAGTATGAGTCCGTAACTTTACGGACTTTGGATAAGGCAGCAAGGGCTGTAGGTAAGCGAATCAAGATTGATTTGGTGGATGTTGTTTAG
- a CDS encoding SPFH domain-containing protein, producing the protein MDLWSFVIGAGVFFGVGSSSFKIVNQGEEALVASFGKYKRKLPAGPHFILPFIDTVSYKGSIKEQVLDIPPQQCITRDNVSITADAVVYWRVVDMEKAFYRVENLRQAMANIVLTQIRAELGSLELDETFTARNKINEVLLRDLDDATDPWGVKVTRVELRDILPAKAVQEAMEMQMTAERRKRAAILNSEGEREAAINQAKGLAESQLLNAEASQKSAILEAEGQKQSRILRAEAERQEQVLKAQGTSQAMQVLLQSMKGNPQSQEALQFLLAQSYISMATTVGSSGSSKVMFMDPRSLPSTLEGLKSIVDTPVDSSDLPTKGWNT; encoded by the coding sequence ATGGACTTATGGAGTTTTGTGATTGGTGCAGGTGTCTTCTTTGGTGTAGGAAGCTCATCTTTTAAAATTGTCAATCAAGGCGAAGAAGCACTAGTCGCATCCTTTGGTAAATACAAACGCAAACTACCTGCTGGCCCCCACTTTATCCTGCCCTTTATTGACACTGTGAGCTATAAAGGATCGATCAAAGAGCAAGTACTAGATATTCCCCCGCAACAATGTATTACTCGCGATAACGTGTCAATTACCGCTGATGCAGTGGTTTACTGGCGCGTAGTTGACATGGAGAAAGCCTTTTATCGTGTGGAAAATTTGCGTCAAGCGATGGCAAATATTGTCTTGACTCAGATTCGCGCCGAACTAGGTAGTTTAGAGCTTGACGAAACTTTCACAGCGAGAAACAAAATTAATGAAGTTCTGTTACGTGACTTAGATGATGCCACCGATCCTTGGGGCGTGAAAGTAACAAGGGTCGAGTTACGCGACATCTTACCTGCTAAAGCTGTACAGGAAGCTATGGAAATGCAAATGACAGCAGAGCGCAGAAAAAGGGCTGCCATTCTCAACTCTGAAGGTGAGCGCGAAGCTGCTATTAATCAAGCGAAGGGTTTAGCTGAGTCGCAGCTACTGAATGCCGAAGCTTCACAGAAGTCTGCCATTCTAGAAGCTGAGGGACAGAAGCAATCACGAATTTTGCGAGCTGAGGCGGAACGTCAAGAGCAAGTACTCAAAGCGCAAGGTACATCTCAAGCAATGCAAGTCCTATTGCAATCGATGAAAGGAAATCCTCAGTCTCAGGAAGCACTACAATTTTTGTTGGCTCAAAGCTATATCTCAATGGCAACAACGGTTGGTTCTAGCGGTAGTAGCAAAGTGATGTTTATGGACCCGCGATCGCTACCTTCGACTTTAGAAGGTTTGAAATCAATAGTTGATACTCCTGTAGATTCGAGCGATTTACCAACTAAAGGTTGGAATACGTAA
- a CDS encoding cyanophycinase: protein MSQSVSPIDRLKQFVSQSANMLNLDEDVAIDRGMTQIIKSAVMVIGGGEDKVQDRKILKAFVESSGGSQARIAIIPCASREPDIIGRIYHDIFTDLGAKVVEVLDIRERPHYDYPDAEALVDRFTGIFMTGGDQLRLCGLIADTPFAITIAKRITEQKLVLAGTSAGAAAMGYHMISGGSSGESPHKELVNMSTGLNILPEIVVDQHFHNRNRMARLMTAIAAHPDRIGIGIDEDTVAIFEPNNVMRVLGRGTVTVIDPGEISYSNQLWVSGSAPLTIHNLRVHILAAGCKYHLLKRIPISPSV, encoded by the coding sequence ATGAGTCAAAGTGTTAGCCCAATTGATCGCCTAAAACAATTTGTTAGCCAATCTGCTAATATGCTGAACTTAGATGAAGATGTGGCAATAGATAGGGGCATGACTCAAATTATTAAGTCGGCGGTAATGGTAATTGGTGGTGGAGAGGATAAAGTCCAAGACCGCAAGATTCTCAAAGCCTTTGTAGAAAGTTCTGGCGGCTCCCAAGCTCGAATTGCCATAATTCCATGTGCCTCCAGAGAACCAGATATTATTGGCAGAATTTATCACGATATTTTTACCGATCTTGGCGCAAAAGTAGTTGAGGTGTTAGATATTCGTGAGCGTCCTCACTATGATTACCCCGATGCCGAAGCCCTCGTAGATCGTTTTACAGGCATATTCATGACTGGCGGCGACCAACTACGTCTTTGTGGTCTGATCGCCGATACCCCATTTGCAATCACGATCGCCAAGCGCATCACTGAACAAAAGTTAGTTCTCGCTGGGACAAGTGCAGGAGCCGCAGCTATGGGCTACCACATGATTTCAGGTGGTAGTAGTGGTGAGTCTCCCCATAAGGAACTGGTCAATATGAGTACGGGTTTGAATATCCTGCCTGAAATTGTCGTCGATCAGCATTTCCATAACCGTAATCGCATGGCACGTCTCATGACAGCGATCGCGGCTCATCCTGACCGCATTGGTATTGGCATTGACGAAGATACGGTCGCCATTTTTGAGCCGAATAATGTTATGAGAGTTTTAGGACGTGGCACTGTCACCGTTATTGACCCAGGGGAAATCTCCTATAGCAATCAGCTCTGGGTCAGTGGTTCAGCACCATTAACCATTCACAACCTACGAGTACATATTCTCGCCGCAGGTTGTAAATACCATTTACTCAAACGGATTCCGATCAGTCCTTCTGTATAA
- a CDS encoding DUF4327 family protein: MLHSLYYSIGAIQDEARHLLESGRLTRSQPIHTLCSFFRDREWCQIERELEENHYLLRDRICDLLSRECWQSD, encoded by the coding sequence ATGTTGCACTCACTTTATTATTCAATTGGCGCTATTCAAGACGAAGCAAGACATTTACTTGAAAGTGGCAGACTCACACGCAGTCAGCCAATTCATACCCTCTGTAGCTTCTTCCGCGATCGCGAATGGTGTCAAATCGAACGAGAATTAGAAGAAAATCATTACCTATTGCGCGATCGCATTTGTGATTTATTAAGTCGTGAATGTTGGCAAAGTGATTAA